The region CAAACTTTTAGTTTTGAAACTTAAACTTGGAGATGAAATTAGACAAGTGGTTTCTGGTATTAAAAAGTATTATAATAGGGAAGAACTATTAGGCAAAAAAGTAGTTGTTGTAACTAATCTAAAACCTATAAAACTAAGGGGAGTAGAATCTCATGGAATGGTATTAGCTGCCTCATGTGATGGAAAGCTTACCTTAGTTAGTACTCTAGAAGATATAGCTTCAGGTGCACAAATAAGTTAAGGAGTGTTAAATATGCTTATAGATAGTCATGCTCATTTAGACGAGGATAGATTTGACAAGGATAGAGATAAATTGATCAAATCCTTAAATGAAAACGGAATATCCATGGTTATAAATCCAGGAGCAGATTTGCCAAGTAGTATAAAATCTGTAAAGCTCTCTGAACAATATGATAACATCTATGCTGCAGTGGGGGTTCATCCCCACTCAGCTGATGAGATGGATGAAGGCACAATAGAAGTGTTAAAGGCCTTTGGAAATAGAGAAAAAGTAGTGGCTATAGGTGAAATAGGACTAGACTTCTACTACGACAATTCTCCTAGAGATATTCAGAGGAAATGGTTTAAAAGACAAATGGAACTTGCAAAAGAGTTAAATTTGCCTATTATTGTCCATTCAAGAGAGGCAGATCAAGAGACTTTTGACATGATAAAAGCACAAAGTGATGGAAATCTAACAGGAGTAATACATTGCTATTCTGGAAGTGTAGAGCTTATGAAAGAGTATATAAAATTAGGCTATTATATATCTCTTGGAGGCCCAGTGACTTTCAAAAATGCTAAGACTCCTAAGGAAGTGGCTAAGGCTGTACCACTAGATAGGCTATTAGTGGAAACAGATTCACCGTATTTGACTCCAGAACCTTATAGGGGTAAAAGAAATGAACCCCTTTATGTTAGACATGTAGCAGCTATGATAGCAGAACTTAGAGAAATGACCATTGAAGAGATAGCTAGAGCTACTAGTGAAAACACCAAAAGACTATTCAATCTAAGATAATATTAAGGAGAGATTGACTTGATAAAGGAAATAATAGTAGTAGAAGGAAGAGACGATATTCAAGCTGTAAAGAGAGCAGTAGATGCAGAAGTAATAGCTACGGGAGGCTATGGATTCAATAGAGAATTTCTAGAGAATCTAAAGGTCATTTCAGAGAAAAGAGGAGTTATAATCCTTACAGACCCAGATTTTGCAGGAGATAAGATAAGAAGAGAAATCTCAAAAAAGCTTAAAAATTGCAAGCATGCTTTTCTTCCTAAGGGAAAAGCTATGAAAAATGGGGATATTGGTGTTGAAAATGCCAATAGCGAAGATATACTTGAAGCTATAAACAAGGCAAGACCTATAGTCACCGAAAAGAGAATAGAATTTACCCAAAGAGACATGATACAATATGAACTCACAGGTGAAGAAAATGCAAGAGAGAGAAGAGAAACCTTAGGAAAGATATTGGGCATAGGCTATGGCAATACAAAACAGTTTTTAAATAGACTCAATAACTATGGTGTTACGAGAAAAGAATTCTTAAATGCATTGGAGAGGATGAATAGAGGAAATGAATGAAAAACGACTTTACTCTCCTAGTTATATAAAAGAGATAATAGATTCATATGGATTTAGATTTTCTAAGAGTTTGGGGCAAAATTTTCTTATAGATGGAAATATTGTTAGAAAGATTTGCGAAGAAGGCCAAATCACTAAAGATGATGAGGTTTTGGAAATAGGCCCTGGAATAGGTACATTGACGGAAGAACTAGCCCTTCGTGCTAGAAAGGTAGTAGCAGTAGAAATAGACAAAACACTACTTCCAATACTAGGAGAAACTCTAACTGATTATGATAATATAGAGATTGTCCATGGAGATATACTAAAACTTGATTTACAAGAACTTTTCAAGGAGAAATTTGAGAGTAAAAGCATTAAAGTAGTGGCAAATCTTCCATATTACATTACCACTCCAATTATAAGCAGATTTTTGGAAGAAGAAATAGATGTAGACAGTATCTTGGTAATGGTTCAAAAAGAAGTAGCAGAGAGAATGGGCGCTTCTCCAGGAAGCAAAGACTACGGTTCTCTGTCTGTATTTGTACAGTACTATACAGAGCCGGAAATAGTCCTAACAGTTCCTAAAAATGTATTTATGCCAAGGCCAAATGTGGATTCTGCAGTTATACGTCTTAAGATGAGAAAGGAAAAAATAGCTCTCAAAGATAAAGATATCTTTTTTAAGGTAGTTAAAGCTGCTTTTTCAAAGAGGAGAAAAACCATATTAAATTCTCTTTCCCAAGGATTAAATATGGAAAAAGAAAAAATTAGAGAAATCTTAGAAAAGGCAGGAATTAGCCCAACAGAGAGAGCAGAAAACTTAAATATAGAAGAATTTTCAAAGATTAGTTCACTATTCCCTCCTTTTAACATATATTAATAATAAGATTTAAAAGGAGGGATATTCTTGTCTGGAGAATTCATATATACTAGAAAATATATTATATTTAAAAACGACAAATCAAACATTTCAGGTATAAACCCTAAGGGCCATGGACTATTAGAAGTAAGAGAAAACAAGGGGAATTTGAGTGTAAATGTGGAAAGATGTCAAAGCGATTATTATTACAATATTTATTTAATTGGACGAGAAGGAGAAAATATTGTAGAGACACTCATTGGCAAGGTGATTACAGATGATATAGGTAAGGGCTCAGTAGAATTATACTTTAATCCTAGAAATGTGGAAGGTTCAAATAATCCTATTGAAAATTATACTGGTTTAGTTTTGAGAAGAGGAACTCAAGTTTTACTTATTGGACATATTAAAAATGATAGAGGAATTTTGGAGAAATATCTTTCAAATATAGAGGTACAAGATGATGAAGAAGTAGTGGAGGAAGTTGAAGTAGAACAGGAAATCAAAGAGCCTGATGAAGTTGTAAAAGAGATTGTTGAAGAAATTATTGAAGAATATATTGAACCAAGAGAAGATTATGAAGAAGAAATAGTAGAGGAAAAAGACAAACCTCCTCACACAAAATTCAAATCTCAAATGACTGATTATGTATTGAGCATTTTGAGATTTTTCCCATATGTAAAACCATTCAATGTAGAATTAAATGGATATGATTGGTGGAGAATAGAATCAGATGGAGTGAACATACATAGGGGATTTTTGCCGTTTTATAATTATCTTCTAAATATGTATCATAATTATCCTAATA is a window of Anaerosalibacter sp. Marseille-P3206 DNA encoding:
- a CDS encoding TatD family hydrolase, translated to MLIDSHAHLDEDRFDKDRDKLIKSLNENGISMVINPGADLPSSIKSVKLSEQYDNIYAAVGVHPHSADEMDEGTIEVLKAFGNREKVVAIGEIGLDFYYDNSPRDIQRKWFKRQMELAKELNLPIIVHSREADQETFDMIKAQSDGNLTGVIHCYSGSVELMKEYIKLGYYISLGGPVTFKNAKTPKEVAKAVPLDRLLVETDSPYLTPEPYRGKRNEPLYVRHVAAMIAELREMTIEEIARATSENTKRLFNLR
- the rsmA gene encoding 16S rRNA (adenine(1518)-N(6)/adenine(1519)-N(6))-dimethyltransferase RsmA, yielding MNEKRLYSPSYIKEIIDSYGFRFSKSLGQNFLIDGNIVRKICEEGQITKDDEVLEIGPGIGTLTEELALRARKVVAVEIDKTLLPILGETLTDYDNIEIVHGDILKLDLQELFKEKFESKSIKVVANLPYYITTPIISRFLEEEIDVDSILVMVQKEVAERMGASPGSKDYGSLSVFVQYYTEPEIVLTVPKNVFMPRPNVDSAVIRLKMRKEKIALKDKDIFFKVVKAAFSKRRKTILNSLSQGLNMEKEKIREILEKAGISPTERAENLNIEEFSKISSLFPPFNIY
- the rnmV gene encoding ribonuclease M5, coding for MIKEIIVVEGRDDIQAVKRAVDAEVIATGGYGFNREFLENLKVISEKRGVIILTDPDFAGDKIRREISKKLKNCKHAFLPKGKAMKNGDIGVENANSEDILEAINKARPIVTEKRIEFTQRDMIQYELTGEENARERRETLGKILGIGYGNTKQFLNRLNNYGVTRKEFLNALERMNRGNE